The genomic interval tttatttctttttcttcttctttactttGGTGTGATTTGAAATTAACTCTACCGAGCCTTCTATTATTAATGGATTCAAATTGACACTTTGttcacaaaattatttatttttaatttataagctcaattaacataaaaatattgtatacgTACCATATAACCCATTAAGAGAAcacaataattaaaacataacacAATTAgtggattaaaattaaaacaacattAATACACATTGTGATGGAGATCGAGAATTGGTATTGATGTATTCCAATTATACTACAAATCATATAAGTCATTACGTAATGATAAGTAACTAGTTTCACGTTAAATTTCCTTCAAATACTTGTTTGGTATTTGTTCTGCCAAGTAAATGTAGAAATGCCCCATAGCTCCAGTTCGAAACTTGTTTTCATATACGGATTCTAGTGTTAGAATTTCTCCATCTGCGATTTTGATGGAACCGGGTTTTGGATAACAAACTGACATTCCAACCAGGTAACCCTTTTCATTTCCTGCTTCTTTTCCAGTTCCGTATTTTGGATTTGAAGTGCATAAAACCCTTCCATCCTAAGATaaacataatcataaaaaatagagatgattcaataaactatttaattttttataaagatatataactACCAACAAGATTTAATTCCTGATGAATATATGAATTAGGCAAAATTTAACGTAAGTTTATCTACATGATATAGCTTGTATGGGAAcaacaaatatcaaatattacCTGTCCATATAGAGTAACATTGACAACACTAGTGTGCATATGAGCAGTGCCATATATAAGATAACCACCTTTTGTCATTGGGATGTCCGCTTTCTTAACATGAGGGAAGTCATTGTCATGATTTCTCGGGATCGTATACTCTGCCTATAACAAATTAAGGAATTTATTTTACTCACATACGGATGAAAAAAGCAACTAATACCctgatattttttgtttggaaaataaattagtttcaaAAGTTTGATTATAATTTGTAAAGTATAGTATGTATTGAATAAATCATCTACCTGACAATCATGAATTGATGTAGAACCATTTGATCTTACACGATCAGTTGAATCAAGTATGTAGAACTTAAGAGGCACTNGGTGTTCATCCCAATCAACCCACCTTATTTTGTATCTTAGGGAAAGCTTTCTTGTTGGGCCACGAAAACCATTTCTTAATTTGCATTGTACGTTATCTTGACAACAAAAGAGTCCTCCTTTATAATTTCTAGACAANAATTGACCATNAATNCCCGTCGTGACATTGTAAAAGTCCTTTGGGAGATTCATAAGCTTACACCTACACTCTGTACAACCTTTTCTATCATGTGTTCCACGTGTATCAATAACCATGATGCTAAACaaccatttttctttaaatccaTGCTTTATTTTTGCAGCATTACCTAATTCAACTGCAAAAGGATCTGGAAGATTTGAAGGTGTTCCTCGTGATTCTCCTCCCAAGCCCCAATAATGTGGAAGTAAAAAACCTTGGCATGCACCatcatttctttcaaattcGATACCATTACGAAGGTCGTGAGATTGTTTAATGTAATCTGACATGGTAatgttttcaatatattttacagCAAACCAATGATGAAGGTAAGTTTCATACAAAGGTACCGAATTACCAACTTCATCAACCACTTCAACATCAAAACTCTTGACCCCAATGTGACCCCTTGGAAAGTCAATATCTAATAATGTTTTCACCGCAATTTTTCCTGATCCCACTTcaaatttttcagaaaaaaaaatagctgactttatatgattttcacTAGACTCTAAAACAACTGAGTGGGTTGTGTCAGAAAGCAACAtcattattgataataaaatcattGCTACTTTAGAGATACTCCTCATATTAACCTACAAAGAATTCGTTGCCATTAGCCATGAAAATATGTATATAggatcattcttttgacaatcACGTAgataactttaaatataatgagAACATGTGAATTGGATATAACATTGAAATGAAAAGGTAAAGTGATAGAACATTGATAAGAAAAAATGCATACcatataagaaaaagataatgCGTTGATCATGGCGATGATTTGTTATTAGATGAGGATGTATGATCTTTCCAATTTCTAAGGGAgtaaatttatacatatatgaaattaattactAGTTTTATATATGATGGATGACTAAATAATGATATACCTGGCATAACTGAATATTAAATTGATGTTGGCTGTCTCTATTTAGTTAGATGTATAAGGTGTTTGATAATGTATTTAAACCTAAATTGACATGAATTGACCTAGTTTTACATATTACAAAActatttgaaaacttttgtaACTATTTATGGATGTAAAAACAACTTACTAATGATTTGTTTGGAGAAACTTGACATGATTTCACTTttgtaggttttttttttcttaaataagagtaattagttattttattttatgacagTAAAGTGTTGGAGTAAATTATGCTTaagagatgaaaataaaaatatgagttatgtaaatttgacaaaaaagaagttcattcaaataaaccaataagaaagagaaaagaaatattttaataacattaattaaaggTACTTTAATACGTagcatatataaaagaaaactttttacatggtaataattaatatatatgaagAGAGAATGTTGATTGAATAtgcttatattttgtttattgctATTCATAGTATTGTAGTAAgacataaaaataatgtttctatatgatttacatatattttacttacctctaaaattatataagttaaatgtatattatgattatactttaaaaattgaTTGTTGATTTGTTTTGTCCTTGAATCATAACTACTAGAAACAAATATGTTTATAGCAAAACTACTACCAAGAACATAACCttgcttttttaattaaaataaacaaataatagaaCACAAAGGTTATGTAATGTTTTATGTACGAATGctgaaaaagtaaattttaaatccGATATACATGTTGCTCAATGTAATGCGACTCAGTAAAATGGAcaacatatgaataaaataaaacaaaaaaaatggatatacaacaatcaatttatgaaaatattttttgtgtaaaAGACGAACATGCATAAAATAATCATTGGCACATACTTATTACTAAAAAGTACTTATCCAAAAGAGAAATTGACATATTGAACAAAACGAGaacataaatttttgtaaatcaaTCTTATCAAAGTTACATTggcttttaaaaaatatcactcCTTTTATGGTTTAAAACcttgaattagaaaaaagaaacattgtTCTTTGTTCTTTGACTTTGTACTCACTTGgggtttttgaaataataagcAAATAGAAATAACTTTACCAATCAT from Vigna radiata var. radiata cultivar VC1973A chromosome 9, Vradiata_ver6, whole genome shotgun sequence carries:
- the LOC106773298 gene encoding uncharacterized protein LOC106773298, which codes for MMLLSDTTHSVVLESSENHIKSAIFFSEKFEVGSGKIAVKTLLDIDFPRGHIGVKSFDVEVVDEVGNSVPLYETYLHHWFAVKYIENITMSDYIKQSHDLRNGIEFERNDGACQGFLLPHYWGLGGESRGTPSNLPDPFAVELGNAAKIKHGFKEKWLFSIMVIDTRGTHDRKGCTECRCKLMNLPKDFYNVTTGIXGQXLSRNYKGGLFCCQDNVQCKLRNGFRGPTRKLSLRYKIRWVDWDEHXVPLKFYILDSTDRVRSNGSTSIHDCQAEYTIPRNHDNDFPHVKKADIPMTKGGYLIYGTAHMHTSVVNVTLYGQDGRVLCTSNPKYGTGKEAGNEKGYLVGMSVCYPKPGSIKIADGEILTLESVYENKFRTGAMGHFYIYLAEQIPNKYLKEI